Within the Deltaproteobacteria bacterium genome, the region GCATCGTTCAGGGAGAGGTCCGACTGACCCGTCCGGGGCAAGAATTGCTGATCCGCCGGCTTGATCTGAAACTCGATGATCTGATCATTAAAAACCCCGGACGTTTAGACCAGGTTATTCAGGTCCGAAGTGGTCATCTTGCTTTTACGCCGCCGAATCTCCCGCGTATTACCCTTCAGTCCAAGCTTTCGGTCAGCGCTCTGAAACTCCAACTTGATTCCTTGAATATTACCCTGAATGACCAACCGGCCGGTTTGATAACCGGTAGTCTGACCCGATTAGATCATCTCCCCGAGCTTATCCTGGATATTCGGCTGCTGCCGTTAAGCGGCAAACAGGTCCGCGGCATTTGGCCGAAATGGCCCTTAGACCAAAAGATGGCTGGGGATCTTAAATTAACCGGTGATATCCGTCATATCAGGGGGACCGGGAAAATCTGTCTGGGGAAATGTCATATTGCCCTGAATGGGGGCCTGAATTACGAAAATTCCGCCAACCTGGACTACTGGTTGAACGTCCGGGTGGACTCGCTTAGCGCCGATATCCTTCGGGCTATAGCGGTCAATCGGTTTCCGGCGGAGGCAAAGCTGTCGCCCCTGGGGGGCTCCCTCAGTCTGGCCGGCACCGGTCTGCCCTGGAGCGGGGGGCGATTGCAGAGCAATCTAAAAATTAGACCTTTTCAGTATAATCAGGCCGAAGTAACTGAAACTCAAATAAATTTTGATATCAGTGAGGATTCCCAGCAACAGCTCAAGGCAGAGGTCAAGGGCAATTTCGGCCACCTGGCCGCCCATGGCTCCGGTCGGCTGGTTCCCGGCTTGGGGCCCAAACCGGGTCTGGCGGGTGAGTTGGGGGCAAAGGTGGAGCAGCTAAACCCCGCTTTGTTGGCAGGTCAAAAAGCTCCTGCGGGCCGGGTGGAGGGAAACTTTACCGGCCAATTTACCTGGCCGGAGCCTGGCAACCTCTCCCTTTTAGAGGCCCAAGGGACCCTGACCGCCAAAGGGACTCTCCAGGGATATACCGTCCAGGAGTTGCGGGTCCAGGGCCAGTGGCAGCAGAACGTCCTTAAACTACCCCAGGCCCGGCTGCGGCTGGCCGGAGTGCAAGCCGCTCTGCAGGGATCGGTCCAGCGGACCGGAGCTGATCTCAATTTCAACTTGGAACTGTCGCCTCAGGCTCAGTGGCCATTGGTCCCCGCCGGGCTGAAGGGCGAAGTCAAAGCCAGGGGGAGTTTTCGCGGTTCCTGGGCGTCTCCCCATTTGCGTCTGACCGCTTCGGGACAACGACTAGCCTGGCATCAACTCTCGGTAGAGAGCTTACAAATTTCCGGAGACTCCAGGGGTTGGCCGCCGGATGTCGCCCGGCTGGAATTGACCGGCAAAAAATTTAAGTCTCCCTGGCTCAGCCTCTTCAAGGTGCGGTTAACCAGCCAGGCCCAGCAGCGGCAAGTGGCCTTTGATTTGCGGCTAGATCAGCCGAAACAGTCAGTTGGCCTGGTGGGCGGCACTCTGAATCTGCAGAGCCGTCCGTATTTGTTATCGGTGGATACCTGCCGGTTGGGAACGGAGAAGCATCAGGTTGTGAGTCTGGCCCCCATTCAGCTGCGATTCGCCCCCGAGGGGTTTGAGCTTTCCCCGGCCTCTTTCCGTTATCGGGATTGTACCGTCAATTTAGGCGGCATTGCTAATCAACAGGCATTGTCCTTCCGGGTGGACGTGGAGCGGTTTCCGGTGGCTGTGCTCAATAATCTATGGCCGTCAGTACCGCTGCTTGAGGGAGCGCTAGACCTTCAATCTAAGGCCAAAGGGAGCTTAAGGTCGCCGATGATTGAC harbors:
- a CDS encoding translocation/assembly module TamB domain-containing protein; this translates as IVQGEVRLTRPGQELLIRRLDLKLDDLIIKNPGRLDQVIQVRSGHLAFTPPNLPRITLQSKLSVSALKLQLDSLNITLNDQPAGLITGSLTRLDHLPELILDIRLLPLSGKQVRGIWPKWPLDQKMAGDLKLTGDIRHIRGTGKICLGKCHIALNGGLNYENSANLDYWLNVRVDSLSADILRAIAVNRFPAEAKLSPLGGSLSLAGTGLPWSGGRLQSNLKIRPFQYNQAEVTETQINFDISEDSQQQLKAEVKGNFGHLAAHGSGRLVPGLGPKPGLAGELGAKVEQLNPALLAGQKAPAGRVEGNFTGQFTWPEPGNLSLLEAQGTLTAKGTLQGYTVQELRVQGQWQQNVLKLPQARLRLAGVQAALQGSVQRTGADLNFNLELSPQAQWPLVPAGLKGEVKARGSFRGSWASPHLRLTASGQRLAWHQLSVESLQISGDSRGWPPDVARLELTGKKFKSPWLSLFKVRLTSQAQQRQVAFDLRLDQPKQSVGLVGGTLNLQSRPYLLSVDTCRLGTEKHQVVSLAPIQLRFAPEGFELSPASFRYRDCTVNLGGIANQQALSFRVDVERFPVAVLNNLWPSVPLLEGALDLQSKAKGSLRSPMIDGRLTISPGRVADFEFQTFRLDWTYATDQLQIDGQLREKADGPGLLLNGQIPLSLSFCPLVVQAREQGLQIRLQGEKLNLAMVSDLIPAVEAAQSGLEVQAQLTGSLKNPHIAGKVKWGSGFLKLREAGVPYDLAAGELHLDQEKVTLPCLVLHSGEGRASLSGTMTLVGLEPRAVDYRLQSTNFLALNRAGSRAVANGQINLSGTWPHLEVHGQVTIPEAQIKLSLFQAAGHPEIRVIKPQKASPVQTPAQKESEDSALWKNLLIKLNIKLPGKVWVREKDLKANLTGGIRVIKIPPRPLFLAGKVQSLQGSIILNRKVFDIEHALVTFPGSPGGLIMLDARARHEMDDVTLIIVASGPVTNPRTHLESMPPLSQPDVLSYLLFDRPANAITREHGAMSILGGITAEKMKDFFGGAIPLVESLSLNGGGGAVGVGKKLTKDITVSYERNLDPLSAEDVNQFRVEYKLNKYLSLESQFGRRNPGGDIFLNFDF